Proteins encoded within one genomic window of Hevea brasiliensis isolate MT/VB/25A 57/8 chromosome 8, ASM3005281v1, whole genome shotgun sequence:
- the LOC110652491 gene encoding pre-mRNA-processing protein 40A — protein sequence MEGGKDSKRSGNDYNKKQRKRHNDYVDDLNEGEKVRSKSSHTHSSDHKRSRCHASTPDSDGESRHKRHKRDHHNGSRRNGDHQDLEYGETR from the exons ATGGAAGGAGGAAAAG ATAGCAAAAGATCGGGGAATGACTATAACAAGAAACAAAGGAAGAGACACAATGATTATGTAGATGATCTAAATGAGGGTGAGAAAGTTCGTTCGAAGAGTTCCCACACACATAGCAGTGACCACAAAAGATCAAGATGT CATGCCTCAACTCCTGATTCAGATGGTGAAAGCAGGCATAAGAGACATAAGAGAGACCATCATAATGGTTCTCGCAGAAATGGTGATCATCAGGACCTTGAATATGGGGAAACTCGGTAG
- the LOC110648246 gene encoding uncharacterized protein LOC110648246 has translation MASSSSSKRLWEHLQEKQEPFTLDIYLSERRMMQRPSRCNLTRRSILHTRKILKLLLYKLIRSEHSQNVLDCRKSHKYDLICKTSEKLLQSGGSKGYSSRGSSVAYHESLKCGIKDSPCNKYQATLVAETSQPHEHSSFTKQEVSTDINLHWECEEDGMKLGPRSLLNEATPSGTGYDHLPNKEESAPTSSTIIAEEDSIFSAFLTELLVKPLVEKQNHAGFMELQETIGPVFSELLKNRTVLQQTKQLIFDFIKEAIENHQRKNGNQKSTQEFMDLEELGKIIRDKICPWENQNAAQHINFDVSSIVEEWDDIQQLHRKIGIEIGDAIMDEIIQEVISFFFSVKYCVTNQGSS, from the exons ATGGCTTCTTCTTCATCATCAAAAAGGCTCTGGGAGCATCTTCAAGAGAAACAAGAACCCTTTACATTAGACATTTACCTCTCAGAAAGAAGGATGATGCAGAGACCATCAAGGTGCAATTTAACAAGGAGAAGTATTTTACACACCAGAAAGATTCTCAAGTTATTATTATACAAGCTCATTCGCTCTGAACACAGCCAGAATGTATTGGACTGCCGTAAGTCTCACAAATATGACCTTATATGTAAGACGTCCGAAAAGCTCCTGCAGAGTGGAGGATCAAAAGGGTATTCTAGTAGAGGCAGTTCAGTTGCATATCATGAGTCTCTCAAATGTGGCATAAAAGATTCACCTTGTAACAAATATCAGGCCACACTTGTTGCCGAGACTTCCCAACCCCATGAACATAGCAGTTTCACAAAGCAAGAG GTTTCTACAGATATAAACCTTCACTGGGAATGCGAAGAAGATGGTATGAAACTGGGTCCAAGATCATTACTAAATGAAGCCACACCATCAGGCACAG GGTATGACCACCTACCTAACAAAGAAGAAAGTGCACCAACTTCAAGCACCATTATTGCGGAGGAAGACTCCATATTTTCAGCTTTTCTAACAGAATTACTAGTGAAGCCACTGGTTGAGAAGCAGAATCATGCTGGATTCATGGAGCTACAGGAGACAATTGGTCCAGTTTTTTCTGAGCTTCTGAAAAACAGAACGGTATTGCAGCAGACTAAGCAGCTTATTTTTGATTTTATTAAGGAAGCCATAGAAAACCATCAAAGGAAGAACGGGAATCAGAAGTCCACTCAGGAATTCATGGATCTAGAAGAGCTTGGAAAAATCATCCGTGACAAAATTTGCCCATGGGAAAACCAAAATGCAGCCCAGCACATAAATTTTGATGTCTCTAGCATAGTAGAAGAATGGGATGATATACAGCAACTACACAGGAAGATAGGGATAGAAATTGGAGATGCTATCATGGATGAAATAATTCAGGAAGTAATTAGTTTCTTTTTTTCTGTAAAGTACTGTGTTACTAATCAGGGCTCTTCTTGA
- the LOC110648245 gene encoding sec1 family domain-containing protein MIP3 isoform X1, translated as MALADVAKAFLDSFGQMSEHIEGAILYLDSGCTESFQFAGGFPILLDLGVRAVCSLENLCSLDVVINWNANSDPATKIVVITSRLLSDAHRYILRCLSTHQCVQRFTVYTSISEIVHSAYPDSPLGPDAFREYESLLLQDYEELIKKRGTKSGLSKDYDFQENTNFEDEGWSHLTSSEEEVPHLGAASSAKIFSGDDEYMEDAGQKLVVSVHHFPMIFCPLSPRVFVLPSEGSVAEACLSIEHEDSISLGLPPISSGVPPDGDDVPPGALLTAHFLYHLAAKMDLKTEIYSLGDLSKTVGKIMTDMSSLYDVGRRKRSAGLLLIDRTLDLLTPCCHGDSLVDRMFSSLPRRERTTSYSHMKGSQTQVKLGPSILERASLNVQIPLAKILRGDSETNNSSLLERIEAFLAGWDDSSSAPQSINLVNLCNKAQDEKSTPSEVQLLNGSLVSTETFRGTPYMEAIFDRRTKDGALLVRKWLQETLRRENIAINVKTRPGFATKSELKPMIETLAKSQSSSLRNKGIIQLAAAVLVALDESHCARWDALTSAEKILSASAGDTSQSLAAQISDLIHKSTLSASSGQKSKTEPLQTLLSFQDALFLMIVGYILAGENFPTSGLGGPFSWEEEHFLKEAVLDAILENASASKLKFLHGLTEELEANFNRKKLEETKETSPDTLEIDDFDDDQWGKWGDEEEDDDDKNRKEKQYGDMQLRLELRDRVDSLFKYLHKLSSLKRRNAPLREGTFYLESNLGGDPDSNKGLLYKILRSVLSKNDVPGLEYHSSTVGRLFKSGFGRFGLGQAKPSLADQNVILVFIVGGINGTEVREAWEAISESGRPDLELIVGGTTLLTPDNMFDLLMGKYSCL; from the exons ATGGCTTTGGCCGATGTCGCCAAAGCTTTCCTCGATTCCTTTGGCCAA ATGTCAGAACATATTGAGGGTGCCATTCTTTACCTAGATTCTGGATGCACAGAGAGTTTCCAATTTGCTGGAGGTTTTCCTATATTATTAGACCTTGGAGTTCGGGCTGTTTGTAGCCTAGAAAACCTGTGTTCTCTTGATGTG GTGATTAATTGGAATGCAAATTCTGATCCTGCAACTAAAATTGTTGTTATCACATCTCGTCTACTCAGCGATGCACATCGGTATATCTTACGTTGCCTAAGCACACATCAATGTGTTCAACGTTTTACAGTATACACATCTATCTCAGAG ATAGTTCATTCAGCATATCCTGATTCACCTCTGGGACCTGATGCATTCCGTGAATATGAATCCTTGCTTCTTCAAGATTATGAGGAGCTCATTAAGAAACGTGGGACAAAATCTGGACTCTCAAAAGATTATGACTTCCAAGAAAATACAAACTTTGAAGATGAAGGGTGGTCACATCTCACATCCAGTGAGGAGGAAGTCCCTCACCTTGGAGCTGCTTCAAGTGCAAAAATTTTTTCTGGAGATGATGAGTACATGGAAGATGCAGGGCAAAAGTTGGTTGTTTCAGTGCATCACTTCCCCATGATTTTTTGTCCCTTGTCACCTAGAGTATTTGTCTTGCCTTCAGAGGGTTCAGTTGCTGAAGCATGCTTATCAATTGAACATGAGGATTCAATTAGTCTGGGATTGCCTCCCATAAGTTCTGGAGTGCCTCCTGATGGCGATGATGTCCCACCTGGGGCACTTCTCACTGCACATTTTCTTTACCATCTAGCTGCGAAG ATGGACCTGAAAACGGAAATATATTCCCTTGGTGATTTGTCAAAAACTGTTGGAAAAATTATGACAGACATGTCAAGTCTTTATGATGTAGGCCGCCGTAAACGTTCTGCTGGGCTTTTACTCATTGATCGCACCCTTGATCTCCTTACTCCATGCTGTCATGGGGATTCGCTCGTTGATCGCATGTTTTCATCTTTGCCCCGAAGAGAAAGAACAACATCTTATTCCCACATGAAAGGCTCACAAACCCAAGTCAAACTTGGTCCTTCTATCCTAGAACGTGCTTCTCTTAATGTTCAGATACCACTTGCCAAAATATTAAGAGGAGATTCTGAAACAAATAATTCTTCCCTTTTAGAAAGGATTGAAGCTTTTCTAGCAGGGTGGGATGACAGTAGCTCTGCTCCTCAAAGTATAAACTTGGTTAATCTCTGCAATAAAGCTCAGGATGAAAAGTCTACTCCATCTGAGGTTCAGTTGCTTAATGGGTCCTTAGTTTCTACAGAAACTTTTCGTGGAACACCATATATGGAAGCTATATTTGACAGAAGAACAAAAGATGGGGCATTACTGGTAAGGAAGTGGCTTCAAGAAACTTTGCGCCGGGAAAATATTGCCATTAATGTGAAAACTCGCCCTGGTTTTGCTACAAAATCAGAGTTGAAACCCATGATTGAAACATTAGCTAAAAGCCAATCCTCATCACTCAGAAACAAAGGAATTATTCAGTTAGCAGCAGCTGTACTAGTTGCCCTTGATGAATCACATTGTGCAAGATGGGATGCATTGACTAGTGCTGAGAAAATATTGAGCGCAAGTGCTGGAGATACAAGCCAAAGTCTTGCTGCTCAAATTAGTGACCTTATCCATAAGAGTACATTGTCGGCATCCAGTGGACAGAAAAGCAAAACTGAACCATTGCAAACGTTACTTTCATTTCAAGATGCTCTGTTCCTTATGATTGTTGGATATATTTTAGCTGGTGAGAATTTCCCTACCTCTGGCTTGGGTGGGCCTTTTTCCTGGGAAGAGGAGCATTTTCTGAAAGAAGCAGTTCTGGATGCAATCCTTGAAAATGCATCAGCATCAAAGCTCAAGTTTCTCCATGGTCTAACAGAAGAGCTCGAGGCCAACTTCAACAGAAAAAAATTGGAAGAAACTAAAGAAACATCACCAGATACATTAGAAATTGATGATTTTGATGATGATCAGTGGGGCAAATGGggtgatgaagaagaagatgatgatgataAGAATAGAAAGGAAAAACAATATGGTGACATGCAGCTGAGGCTGGAGTTGCGTGATAGGGTGGATAGCCTTTTCAAATATCTTCATAAGTTATCTTCTCTGAAGAGGAGGAACGCACCATTGAGAGAAGGGACATTCTATTTGGAAAGCAACTTAGGTGGTGATCCTGACTCAAATAAGGGTTTACTCTATAAGATTCTAAGAAGCGTGTTGAGCAAAAATGATGTACCTGGGTTGGAGTACCATTCCTCTACTGTGGGGCGACTTTTTAAAAGTGGCTTTGGAAGATTTGGTCTTGGACAG GCAAAACCAAGTCTTGCGGACCAAAATGTCATATTGGTTTTTATCGTTGGAGGCATCAATGGCACTGAG GTACGCGAAGCTTGGGAAGCAATATCTGAAAGCGGAAGGCCAGACTTAGAATTGATCGTTGGCGGAACAACACTTCTAACTCCTGACAATATGTTTGATTTACTAATGGGAAAATATAGTTGCTTGTGA
- the LOC110648245 gene encoding sec1 family domain-containing protein MIP3 isoform X2 yields the protein MSEHIEGAILYLDSGCTESFQFAGGFPILLDLGVRAVCSLENLCSLDVVINWNANSDPATKIVVITSRLLSDAHRYILRCLSTHQCVQRFTVYTSISEIVHSAYPDSPLGPDAFREYESLLLQDYEELIKKRGTKSGLSKDYDFQENTNFEDEGWSHLTSSEEEVPHLGAASSAKIFSGDDEYMEDAGQKLVVSVHHFPMIFCPLSPRVFVLPSEGSVAEACLSIEHEDSISLGLPPISSGVPPDGDDVPPGALLTAHFLYHLAAKMDLKTEIYSLGDLSKTVGKIMTDMSSLYDVGRRKRSAGLLLIDRTLDLLTPCCHGDSLVDRMFSSLPRRERTTSYSHMKGSQTQVKLGPSILERASLNVQIPLAKILRGDSETNNSSLLERIEAFLAGWDDSSSAPQSINLVNLCNKAQDEKSTPSEVQLLNGSLVSTETFRGTPYMEAIFDRRTKDGALLVRKWLQETLRRENIAINVKTRPGFATKSELKPMIETLAKSQSSSLRNKGIIQLAAAVLVALDESHCARWDALTSAEKILSASAGDTSQSLAAQISDLIHKSTLSASSGQKSKTEPLQTLLSFQDALFLMIVGYILAGENFPTSGLGGPFSWEEEHFLKEAVLDAILENASASKLKFLHGLTEELEANFNRKKLEETKETSPDTLEIDDFDDDQWGKWGDEEEDDDDKNRKEKQYGDMQLRLELRDRVDSLFKYLHKLSSLKRRNAPLREGTFYLESNLGGDPDSNKGLLYKILRSVLSKNDVPGLEYHSSTVGRLFKSGFGRFGLGQAKPSLADQNVILVFIVGGINGTEVREAWEAISESGRPDLELIVGGTTLLTPDNMFDLLMGKYSCL from the exons ATGTCAGAACATATTGAGGGTGCCATTCTTTACCTAGATTCTGGATGCACAGAGAGTTTCCAATTTGCTGGAGGTTTTCCTATATTATTAGACCTTGGAGTTCGGGCTGTTTGTAGCCTAGAAAACCTGTGTTCTCTTGATGTG GTGATTAATTGGAATGCAAATTCTGATCCTGCAACTAAAATTGTTGTTATCACATCTCGTCTACTCAGCGATGCACATCGGTATATCTTACGTTGCCTAAGCACACATCAATGTGTTCAACGTTTTACAGTATACACATCTATCTCAGAG ATAGTTCATTCAGCATATCCTGATTCACCTCTGGGACCTGATGCATTCCGTGAATATGAATCCTTGCTTCTTCAAGATTATGAGGAGCTCATTAAGAAACGTGGGACAAAATCTGGACTCTCAAAAGATTATGACTTCCAAGAAAATACAAACTTTGAAGATGAAGGGTGGTCACATCTCACATCCAGTGAGGAGGAAGTCCCTCACCTTGGAGCTGCTTCAAGTGCAAAAATTTTTTCTGGAGATGATGAGTACATGGAAGATGCAGGGCAAAAGTTGGTTGTTTCAGTGCATCACTTCCCCATGATTTTTTGTCCCTTGTCACCTAGAGTATTTGTCTTGCCTTCAGAGGGTTCAGTTGCTGAAGCATGCTTATCAATTGAACATGAGGATTCAATTAGTCTGGGATTGCCTCCCATAAGTTCTGGAGTGCCTCCTGATGGCGATGATGTCCCACCTGGGGCACTTCTCACTGCACATTTTCTTTACCATCTAGCTGCGAAG ATGGACCTGAAAACGGAAATATATTCCCTTGGTGATTTGTCAAAAACTGTTGGAAAAATTATGACAGACATGTCAAGTCTTTATGATGTAGGCCGCCGTAAACGTTCTGCTGGGCTTTTACTCATTGATCGCACCCTTGATCTCCTTACTCCATGCTGTCATGGGGATTCGCTCGTTGATCGCATGTTTTCATCTTTGCCCCGAAGAGAAAGAACAACATCTTATTCCCACATGAAAGGCTCACAAACCCAAGTCAAACTTGGTCCTTCTATCCTAGAACGTGCTTCTCTTAATGTTCAGATACCACTTGCCAAAATATTAAGAGGAGATTCTGAAACAAATAATTCTTCCCTTTTAGAAAGGATTGAAGCTTTTCTAGCAGGGTGGGATGACAGTAGCTCTGCTCCTCAAAGTATAAACTTGGTTAATCTCTGCAATAAAGCTCAGGATGAAAAGTCTACTCCATCTGAGGTTCAGTTGCTTAATGGGTCCTTAGTTTCTACAGAAACTTTTCGTGGAACACCATATATGGAAGCTATATTTGACAGAAGAACAAAAGATGGGGCATTACTGGTAAGGAAGTGGCTTCAAGAAACTTTGCGCCGGGAAAATATTGCCATTAATGTGAAAACTCGCCCTGGTTTTGCTACAAAATCAGAGTTGAAACCCATGATTGAAACATTAGCTAAAAGCCAATCCTCATCACTCAGAAACAAAGGAATTATTCAGTTAGCAGCAGCTGTACTAGTTGCCCTTGATGAATCACATTGTGCAAGATGGGATGCATTGACTAGTGCTGAGAAAATATTGAGCGCAAGTGCTGGAGATACAAGCCAAAGTCTTGCTGCTCAAATTAGTGACCTTATCCATAAGAGTACATTGTCGGCATCCAGTGGACAGAAAAGCAAAACTGAACCATTGCAAACGTTACTTTCATTTCAAGATGCTCTGTTCCTTATGATTGTTGGATATATTTTAGCTGGTGAGAATTTCCCTACCTCTGGCTTGGGTGGGCCTTTTTCCTGGGAAGAGGAGCATTTTCTGAAAGAAGCAGTTCTGGATGCAATCCTTGAAAATGCATCAGCATCAAAGCTCAAGTTTCTCCATGGTCTAACAGAAGAGCTCGAGGCCAACTTCAACAGAAAAAAATTGGAAGAAACTAAAGAAACATCACCAGATACATTAGAAATTGATGATTTTGATGATGATCAGTGGGGCAAATGGggtgatgaagaagaagatgatgatgataAGAATAGAAAGGAAAAACAATATGGTGACATGCAGCTGAGGCTGGAGTTGCGTGATAGGGTGGATAGCCTTTTCAAATATCTTCATAAGTTATCTTCTCTGAAGAGGAGGAACGCACCATTGAGAGAAGGGACATTCTATTTGGAAAGCAACTTAGGTGGTGATCCTGACTCAAATAAGGGTTTACTCTATAAGATTCTAAGAAGCGTGTTGAGCAAAAATGATGTACCTGGGTTGGAGTACCATTCCTCTACTGTGGGGCGACTTTTTAAAAGTGGCTTTGGAAGATTTGGTCTTGGACAG GCAAAACCAAGTCTTGCGGACCAAAATGTCATATTGGTTTTTATCGTTGGAGGCATCAATGGCACTGAG GTACGCGAAGCTTGGGAAGCAATATCTGAAAGCGGAAGGCCAGACTTAGAATTGATCGTTGGCGGAACAACACTTCTAACTCCTGACAATATGTTTGATTTACTAATGGGAAAATATAGTTGCTTGTGA
- the LOC110648245 gene encoding sec1 family domain-containing protein MIP3 isoform X3, translating to MCSTFYSIHIYLRVHSAYPDSPLGPDAFREYESLLLQDYEELIKKRGTKSGLSKDYDFQENTNFEDEGWSHLTSSEEEVPHLGAASSAKIFSGDDEYMEDAGQKLVVSVHHFPMIFCPLSPRVFVLPSEGSVAEACLSIEHEDSISLGLPPISSGVPPDGDDVPPGALLTAHFLYHLAAKMDLKTEIYSLGDLSKTVGKIMTDMSSLYDVGRRKRSAGLLLIDRTLDLLTPCCHGDSLVDRMFSSLPRRERTTSYSHMKGSQTQVKLGPSILERASLNVQIPLAKILRGDSETNNSSLLERIEAFLAGWDDSSSAPQSINLVNLCNKAQDEKSTPSEVQLLNGSLVSTETFRGTPYMEAIFDRRTKDGALLVRKWLQETLRRENIAINVKTRPGFATKSELKPMIETLAKSQSSSLRNKGIIQLAAAVLVALDESHCARWDALTSAEKILSASAGDTSQSLAAQISDLIHKSTLSASSGQKSKTEPLQTLLSFQDALFLMIVGYILAGENFPTSGLGGPFSWEEEHFLKEAVLDAILENASASKLKFLHGLTEELEANFNRKKLEETKETSPDTLEIDDFDDDQWGKWGDEEEDDDDKNRKEKQYGDMQLRLELRDRVDSLFKYLHKLSSLKRRNAPLREGTFYLESNLGGDPDSNKGLLYKILRSVLSKNDVPGLEYHSSTVGRLFKSGFGRFGLGQAKPSLADQNVILVFIVGGINGTEVREAWEAISESGRPDLELIVGGTTLLTPDNMFDLLMGKYSCL from the exons ATGTGTTCAACGTTTTACAGTATACACATCTATCTCAGAG TTCATTCAGCATATCCTGATTCACCTCTGGGACCTGATGCATTCCGTGAATATGAATCCTTGCTTCTTCAAGATTATGAGGAGCTCATTAAGAAACGTGGGACAAAATCTGGACTCTCAAAAGATTATGACTTCCAAGAAAATACAAACTTTGAAGATGAAGGGTGGTCACATCTCACATCCAGTGAGGAGGAAGTCCCTCACCTTGGAGCTGCTTCAAGTGCAAAAATTTTTTCTGGAGATGATGAGTACATGGAAGATGCAGGGCAAAAGTTGGTTGTTTCAGTGCATCACTTCCCCATGATTTTTTGTCCCTTGTCACCTAGAGTATTTGTCTTGCCTTCAGAGGGTTCAGTTGCTGAAGCATGCTTATCAATTGAACATGAGGATTCAATTAGTCTGGGATTGCCTCCCATAAGTTCTGGAGTGCCTCCTGATGGCGATGATGTCCCACCTGGGGCACTTCTCACTGCACATTTTCTTTACCATCTAGCTGCGAAG ATGGACCTGAAAACGGAAATATATTCCCTTGGTGATTTGTCAAAAACTGTTGGAAAAATTATGACAGACATGTCAAGTCTTTATGATGTAGGCCGCCGTAAACGTTCTGCTGGGCTTTTACTCATTGATCGCACCCTTGATCTCCTTACTCCATGCTGTCATGGGGATTCGCTCGTTGATCGCATGTTTTCATCTTTGCCCCGAAGAGAAAGAACAACATCTTATTCCCACATGAAAGGCTCACAAACCCAAGTCAAACTTGGTCCTTCTATCCTAGAACGTGCTTCTCTTAATGTTCAGATACCACTTGCCAAAATATTAAGAGGAGATTCTGAAACAAATAATTCTTCCCTTTTAGAAAGGATTGAAGCTTTTCTAGCAGGGTGGGATGACAGTAGCTCTGCTCCTCAAAGTATAAACTTGGTTAATCTCTGCAATAAAGCTCAGGATGAAAAGTCTACTCCATCTGAGGTTCAGTTGCTTAATGGGTCCTTAGTTTCTACAGAAACTTTTCGTGGAACACCATATATGGAAGCTATATTTGACAGAAGAACAAAAGATGGGGCATTACTGGTAAGGAAGTGGCTTCAAGAAACTTTGCGCCGGGAAAATATTGCCATTAATGTGAAAACTCGCCCTGGTTTTGCTACAAAATCAGAGTTGAAACCCATGATTGAAACATTAGCTAAAAGCCAATCCTCATCACTCAGAAACAAAGGAATTATTCAGTTAGCAGCAGCTGTACTAGTTGCCCTTGATGAATCACATTGTGCAAGATGGGATGCATTGACTAGTGCTGAGAAAATATTGAGCGCAAGTGCTGGAGATACAAGCCAAAGTCTTGCTGCTCAAATTAGTGACCTTATCCATAAGAGTACATTGTCGGCATCCAGTGGACAGAAAAGCAAAACTGAACCATTGCAAACGTTACTTTCATTTCAAGATGCTCTGTTCCTTATGATTGTTGGATATATTTTAGCTGGTGAGAATTTCCCTACCTCTGGCTTGGGTGGGCCTTTTTCCTGGGAAGAGGAGCATTTTCTGAAAGAAGCAGTTCTGGATGCAATCCTTGAAAATGCATCAGCATCAAAGCTCAAGTTTCTCCATGGTCTAACAGAAGAGCTCGAGGCCAACTTCAACAGAAAAAAATTGGAAGAAACTAAAGAAACATCACCAGATACATTAGAAATTGATGATTTTGATGATGATCAGTGGGGCAAATGGggtgatgaagaagaagatgatgatgataAGAATAGAAAGGAAAAACAATATGGTGACATGCAGCTGAGGCTGGAGTTGCGTGATAGGGTGGATAGCCTTTTCAAATATCTTCATAAGTTATCTTCTCTGAAGAGGAGGAACGCACCATTGAGAGAAGGGACATTCTATTTGGAAAGCAACTTAGGTGGTGATCCTGACTCAAATAAGGGTTTACTCTATAAGATTCTAAGAAGCGTGTTGAGCAAAAATGATGTACCTGGGTTGGAGTACCATTCCTCTACTGTGGGGCGACTTTTTAAAAGTGGCTTTGGAAGATTTGGTCTTGGACAG GCAAAACCAAGTCTTGCGGACCAAAATGTCATATTGGTTTTTATCGTTGGAGGCATCAATGGCACTGAG GTACGCGAAGCTTGGGAAGCAATATCTGAAAGCGGAAGGCCAGACTTAGAATTGATCGTTGGCGGAACAACACTTCTAACTCCTGACAATATGTTTGATTTACTAATGGGAAAATATAGTTGCTTGTGA